In Sodalis ligni, a single genomic region encodes these proteins:
- a CDS encoding winged helix-turn-helix domain-containing protein codes for MLVSLLESAGEVVTKEQLIDNVWAGGNVGEESLTRCIYVLRRILQEGKHQRFIDTVYGKGYRFSLPVTKAVPAERPVCASCIFAVLPFKLNSQPQALGLHDAIVQELSGYAAAGLHVLPSSLTHNCSTILATLDMLEKIRPDFYLTGYELPLCDGPCLRMELIRVHDHVVMHRTGIALGDPPDADSINAVLKPLLLRHLSSLGNRQENAQKPQGGSDPQMLLRAGREAFLQYTPASLSLALSLFQQCRQRLPEDREVLCHLAECYFALGQMGMQGLDSALRECGALVETILAQDPRHPLALALGGVLHGLNSQLGQAAEMFRAALTPAADCPSVSYYYAWHLFLVGEIKRARHFAQQAHGMQPAMMAIQVLMMWLAYCDDNASAALQMADGQPDRVQRHPVLLSMKAVILCTEGQPCRAKELIDHLRHGDESDGIVFFNTLYARLFSQPAEADKEQFAQMMKQPEHPMPSALLPVIMQSQGLRAAKKWYDRLSHSSSRCLMLWRHDPRVKQLYSLAGE; via the coding sequence GTGCTGGTATCACTACTGGAATCGGCCGGCGAGGTCGTGACCAAAGAGCAGCTGATTGATAATGTGTGGGCTGGCGGCAACGTTGGCGAGGAGTCCCTGACCCGGTGTATCTATGTCTTGCGCCGCATTTTGCAGGAGGGTAAGCATCAGCGCTTTATCGATACGGTCTACGGCAAGGGATATCGTTTCTCCCTGCCGGTCACCAAAGCTGTTCCGGCGGAGCGGCCGGTCTGTGCCAGCTGTATATTCGCCGTGCTGCCGTTTAAACTGAACAGCCAGCCGCAAGCGCTGGGGCTCCATGATGCCATCGTACAGGAGTTATCGGGTTATGCGGCGGCGGGGCTGCACGTGTTGCCATCCTCATTGACGCACAATTGCAGCACCATACTCGCGACCCTGGATATGCTGGAAAAAATCCGTCCCGATTTTTATCTTACCGGCTATGAATTGCCGCTGTGCGACGGGCCTTGCCTGCGTATGGAGCTGATACGGGTCCACGATCACGTGGTCATGCACCGCACCGGCATCGCCCTGGGCGATCCTCCGGACGCCGACAGTATCAATGCCGTGCTAAAGCCTTTACTCCTGCGGCATCTTTCCAGCCTGGGGAACCGGCAGGAAAACGCCCAGAAACCGCAGGGGGGGAGCGATCCGCAAATGCTGCTGCGGGCGGGGCGCGAGGCCTTCCTGCAATATACCCCTGCGAGCCTGTCCCTGGCCCTCTCCTTGTTCCAGCAATGCCGGCAGCGGTTGCCGGAGGACAGGGAGGTGTTATGCCATCTGGCCGAGTGCTATTTCGCCCTGGGGCAGATGGGGATGCAGGGGCTGGACAGCGCGCTGCGGGAGTGCGGCGCGCTGGTGGAGACGATACTGGCGCAGGATCCGCGGCATCCTTTGGCGCTGGCGCTGGGCGGGGTATTGCACGGCCTGAATTCCCAATTGGGCCAGGCGGCGGAAATGTTCCGCGCCGCCCTGACGCCGGCGGCGGATTGCCCGTCGGTAAGCTACTATTATGCCTGGCATTTATTCCTGGTCGGCGAAATCAAACGGGCGCGGCATTTCGCGCAGCAGGCCCATGGCATGCAGCCGGCGATGATGGCGATCCAGGTATTGATGATGTGGCTGGCGTATTGCGACGATAACGCGTCCGCCGCCCTGCAAATGGCGGACGGGCAGCCGGACCGCGTCCAGCGGCATCCGGTTCTGCTAAGCATGAAAGCGGTTATTCTTTGCACCGAAGGACAGCCTTGCCGCGCGAAGGAATTGATCGATCACCTGCGGCATGGCGATGAAAGCGACGGGATTGTTTTTTTCAACACCTTGTATGCCCGCCTGTTCTCTCAGCCCGCAGAGGCGGATAAGGAGCAATTCGCGCAAATGATGAAACAGCCGGAGCATCCGATGCCGTCGGCGCTGCTGCCTGTTATCATGCAAAGCCAGGGGCTGCGCGCCGCCAAAAAATGGTATGACCGCTTAAGCCACTCATCTTCACGCTGTTTGATGTTATGGCGTCACGATCCGCGGGTAAAACAGCTTTATAGCCTGGCGGGGGAGTAA
- a CDS encoding MdtA/MuxA family multidrug efflux RND transporter periplasmic adaptor subunit gives MKTHSASKIKWRNVILLLVLVLLIVFLVYYFFFRHAAGDGRGKPGMDLATPVHSGVARQADVPEYLSALGTVVANATVTVTSRVDGQLMAVYFTEGQQVAKGQLLAQIDPRSYQATLEQYQGSLAQNQALLKSAQLTLARYKTLYAQDSLARQDLDTQTATVGQYLGAIKADQAQIDAAKLDLEYARITAPLSGRAGLRLVDPGNMVHSSDTTGIVTITQTQPIAATFSVPQVYLQTLLQALRQGNGLPATAIDQDGVTVLAQGKLNFISNQIDSDTGSIKLKAIFDNKDERLYPNQFVNIRLQTGTLAKATVIPAQALQLSSDGDFVYIIKPDNTVARQAVKTGPTFGDDMQAILSGVAPDDRVVTEGIDRLKTGSKVSVVNSAPVGTAAPVPEKARDAAGSPEHKAIQNKSVTAQ, from the coding sequence ATGAAAACCCATTCAGCCTCCAAAATTAAATGGCGTAACGTCATACTGCTGTTAGTCCTGGTATTGCTTATCGTATTTCTGGTGTATTACTTTTTCTTTCGTCACGCCGCAGGGGATGGACGCGGCAAACCGGGTATGGACCTCGCCACGCCGGTGCATAGCGGCGTGGCGCGGCAAGCGGATGTGCCGGAGTACCTTTCCGCGCTTGGCACGGTGGTGGCCAATGCCACGGTCACCGTCACCAGCCGGGTGGACGGCCAATTGATGGCGGTCTATTTCACCGAAGGCCAGCAGGTTGCCAAAGGGCAGCTGTTGGCCCAAATCGATCCGCGCAGCTACCAGGCCACCCTTGAGCAATATCAGGGCTCCCTGGCGCAAAACCAGGCCCTGCTGAAAAGCGCCCAGCTGACACTGGCGCGCTACAAAACCCTGTACGCGCAGGACTCCCTGGCCCGGCAGGATTTGGATACCCAGACCGCCACCGTGGGCCAATACCTCGGCGCCATCAAAGCCGACCAGGCGCAGATTGATGCCGCCAAGCTTGATCTTGAGTATGCCCGCATTACCGCGCCCCTGTCCGGCCGGGCGGGCCTGCGTTTGGTGGACCCCGGCAATATGGTGCACAGCAGCGATACCACGGGGATTGTGACCATTACCCAAACCCAGCCCATCGCGGCAACCTTCAGCGTGCCGCAGGTCTATTTGCAGACCTTGCTCCAGGCGCTCCGCCAGGGCAACGGCCTGCCCGCCACCGCCATAGATCAGGACGGCGTGACGGTATTAGCCCAGGGCAAGCTTAACTTTATCAGCAATCAGATCGACAGCGATACCGGCAGTATCAAGCTGAAGGCGATTTTTGATAATAAAGACGAGCGCCTCTACCCTAACCAGTTCGTAAATATCCGCTTACAAACCGGCACGCTGGCAAAGGCGACGGTGATTCCCGCCCAGGCGTTGCAGCTGAGCAGCGACGGCGATTTTGTCTATATCATCAAACCCGACAATACCGTGGCACGCCAGGCGGTGAAGACCGGGCCGACCTTCGGCGACGATATGCAGGCCATTCTTTCCGGTGTGGCGCCTGATGACCGCGTGGTGACCGAAGGTATTGATCGTTTGAAGACCGGCAGCAAAGTGTCGGTGGTGAACAGCGCACCGGTGGGCACCGCCGCGCCGGTCCCGGAAAAAGCCCGGGATGCCGCCGGCTCCCCGGAGCATAAGGCCATCCAGAATAAAAGCGTGACCGCGCAATGA
- a CDS encoding efflux RND transporter permease subunit: protein MNPSRLFIERPVATILLMIGVLIAGIFAYRLLPTSALPQVDYPTIQVTTLYPGASPDVMASAVTAPLERQLGQMAGLSQMYSASSGGASTITLKFSLDLSLDVAEQEVQAAINAANSLLPDDLPNPPTYKKVNPADTAVITLAATSDTLPLIKVQDLVNTRIALKLSQISGVGMVTLAGGHQPAIRVRMDPRALAARNLTLEDVNTLIGNSNVNGSKGGFDGKHHSITIDANDQLRTAAQYGDLILSYQNGAALRLRDIAQIDEAEENIYQSAWANRQPAIIISVQRQPGANVISVVDAIKAQLPTLQAALPDGVKVTVLSDQTQTIRASISDVQFELLLSIALVVMVTFLFLRNLAATLIPSIAVPLSLVGTFGVMYLAGFSLNNLSLMALTVATGFVIDDAIVVVENISRRLEDGETPMQAALNGSAQIGFTIISLTFSLIAVLIPLLFMGDVVGRLFREFAITLAVSILVSMVVSLTLTPMLCGYLLHHIPEERQSRFNRKGGQIFDKLIAGYDRLLSIVLDHQTLTLLVALATLLFTALLYVIVPKGFFPTEDTGLIQGITIASQDVSFKEMATRQQRLADVILKNPSVESISSTIGIDGNNTSLNSGRLQINLKPFSDRDLRATEIIQQLSTAAQNVAGIRLYLQSSQDLTVNDQVTPSQYQFTLDDADSENLVTWTPKMVAALQGRPEFSDVVSNLQDQGQVAYVELNRDEAARYGITAADVDTALYNSFGQRLVSTIFTQANQYRVVLEVEPKFQQSPASLDDIYLAAGSTSSTDSSSGTSTSSTSGSSTSSSSTSSTTTNDSGSSSTTTGMVKLTSIAHVHLRTGSLVYARLNQFPAVTLSFNLRDGYTLEDAQKAIASVSKQMKLPDTITLRYQGEASAFQSSTDNTLWLILAALLTMYVVLGILYESFIHPVTILSTLPSAAVGALLTLLFANTEFSLIALIGVILLIGIVKKNAIMMIDFALEAEHKQHLSPRDAIHQACLLRFRPIMMTTMAALLGALPLMLAHGSGAELRRPLGLVIVGGLIFSQVLTLFSTPVIYLGFDRLSQRSRQVWQRFGRQAR from the coding sequence ATGAATCCATCCCGTCTGTTTATTGAGCGTCCGGTCGCCACTATCCTGTTGATGATCGGCGTGCTGATAGCCGGTATTTTCGCCTATCGGCTGCTGCCCACCTCTGCGTTGCCGCAGGTGGATTATCCCACCATCCAGGTCACCACGCTTTATCCCGGCGCCAGTCCGGATGTGATGGCATCTGCGGTTACCGCTCCGCTTGAGCGGCAACTGGGCCAGATGGCCGGCCTTAGCCAGATGTATTCCGCCAGCTCCGGCGGCGCGTCCACCATCACCCTGAAATTTTCGCTGGATTTATCACTTGATGTGGCGGAACAGGAAGTACAGGCAGCCATCAACGCCGCCAATAGCCTGCTGCCGGACGATTTGCCCAATCCGCCCACCTATAAGAAGGTCAATCCGGCGGATACCGCGGTGATTACCCTGGCGGCCACATCCGATACCTTGCCGTTAATAAAGGTACAGGATCTGGTGAATACCCGCATCGCGCTGAAGCTGTCGCAAATTTCCGGGGTCGGCATGGTGACGCTGGCCGGCGGCCATCAGCCGGCGATTCGGGTGCGGATGGATCCCCGGGCCCTGGCGGCGCGCAACCTGACGCTGGAAGACGTCAATACCCTGATTGGCAACAGCAATGTCAACGGTTCCAAAGGGGGATTCGACGGCAAGCACCACTCCATTACCATTGATGCCAACGATCAGCTGCGCACCGCGGCGCAATACGGCGATTTGATCCTTTCGTATCAGAACGGCGCCGCTCTGCGCCTGCGGGATATCGCGCAGATCGATGAGGCGGAAGAGAACATTTACCAGTCCGCCTGGGCAAACCGGCAGCCGGCCATTATCATCAGCGTCCAGCGGCAGCCCGGCGCCAACGTGATATCGGTGGTGGATGCCATCAAAGCGCAGCTTCCCACCCTGCAGGCGGCGTTGCCGGACGGGGTCAAGGTCACGGTTTTATCCGATCAGACCCAGACCATCCGCGCCTCCATCAGCGATGTACAGTTCGAATTGCTGCTGTCGATAGCCTTGGTGGTAATGGTAACGTTCCTGTTCCTGCGCAACCTGGCCGCCACCCTGATTCCCAGCATCGCCGTGCCGCTGTCCCTGGTGGGGACGTTCGGCGTCATGTATCTGGCGGGCTTTAGCCTAAATAACCTGTCGCTGATGGCCCTGACCGTCGCCACCGGCTTTGTCATAGACGATGCGATAGTGGTGGTGGAGAATATCTCGCGCCGGCTGGAAGACGGGGAGACGCCGATGCAGGCCGCCCTTAATGGCTCGGCGCAAATCGGCTTCACCATTATTTCACTGACGTTTTCCCTGATCGCCGTGCTGATCCCGCTGCTGTTCATGGGGGACGTGGTGGGGCGCCTGTTCCGGGAGTTCGCCATTACCCTTGCGGTATCGATCCTGGTATCCATGGTGGTGTCGCTGACCCTGACGCCAATGCTGTGCGGCTATCTGCTGCATCATATTCCGGAGGAGCGGCAGAGCAGGTTCAACCGCAAGGGCGGGCAAATTTTCGATAAGCTGATTGCCGGTTACGATCGCCTGCTGTCCATTGTGCTGGATCACCAGACCCTCACCCTGCTGGTGGCCCTGGCGACCCTGCTGTTTACCGCGCTGCTGTATGTTATCGTGCCGAAAGGATTTTTCCCTACCGAAGACACCGGGCTTATCCAAGGCATCACTATCGCCTCCCAGGATGTCTCATTTAAGGAAATGGCCACGCGCCAGCAGCGGCTGGCGGACGTTATCCTGAAAAATCCCTCGGTGGAAAGCATCTCGTCCACCATCGGTATCGACGGCAACAATACCAGCCTGAACAGCGGGCGGCTGCAGATCAATCTCAAACCGTTCTCCGATCGGGACCTGCGGGCAACGGAGATCATTCAACAGCTCTCCACCGCCGCTCAAAACGTCGCCGGCATCCGGCTTTATCTGCAATCGTCCCAGGATCTTACGGTGAACGATCAGGTCACCCCCAGCCAGTATCAGTTCACTCTTGATGATGCCGACAGCGAAAATCTGGTGACCTGGACGCCCAAAATGGTGGCGGCATTGCAAGGGCGGCCGGAGTTCAGCGACGTAGTGAGCAATCTGCAAGACCAGGGTCAGGTGGCGTATGTGGAGCTGAACCGCGATGAAGCGGCCCGTTACGGCATTACCGCCGCCGATGTGGATACCGCGCTGTACAACTCCTTTGGGCAACGGCTGGTGTCCACCATATTTACCCAAGCCAATCAATATCGCGTGGTGCTGGAAGTTGAACCGAAATTCCAGCAGTCGCCGGCGTCGCTGGACGATATCTATCTGGCCGCCGGTTCCACCAGCAGCACCGATTCTTCCAGCGGCACCAGCACGTCAAGTACCTCCGGCAGCTCCACATCTTCCAGCAGCACGAGCAGCACCACCACCAACGATTCCGGTTCCTCTTCCACTACCACCGGCATGGTGAAGCTCACCTCCATTGCCCATGTGCATCTGCGCACCGGTTCGCTGGTGTATGCCCGGCTTAATCAATTCCCGGCGGTCACGCTCTCGTTTAATCTGCGGGACGGTTATACGCTGGAGGATGCCCAAAAGGCCATCGCCAGCGTCAGCAAGCAGATGAAGCTGCCTGACACCATTACCCTGCGTTACCAGGGGGAGGCCTCGGCGTTCCAAAGCTCCACCGACAACACTCTTTGGCTCATCCTGGCGGCGCTGCTGACTATGTATGTGGTGCTGGGCATCCTTTATGAAAGCTTTATCCACCCGGTAACCATTTTATCCACCCTGCCCTCGGCGGCGGTGGGCGCCCTGCTGACGTTGCTGTTCGCCAATACCGAGTTCAGCCTGATCGCGTTAATCGGCGTCATTCTGCTGATAGGCATTGTGAAAAAGAACGCCATCATGATGATAGACTTCGCCCTTGAGGCGGAGCACAAGCAGCATCTCTCCCCCCGTGACGCTATTCACCAGGCCTGCCTGCTGCGCTTTCGTCCCATCATGATGACCACCATGGCGGCCCTGCTGGGGGCCCTGCCGCTGATGCTGGCCCATGGGTCGGGGGCGGAGCTCAGGCGGCCGCTAGGGCTGGTGATAGTCGGCGGTCTGATATTCAGCCAGGTGCTGACCCTGTTCTCCACGCCGGTTATCTATCTGGGATTTGACCGGTTGTCCCAGCGCAGCCGGCAGGTATGGCAGCGGTTCGGCCGGCAGGCGCGCTAA
- a CDS encoding efflux RND transporter permease subunit — MNISRVFIFRPVATLLLTAGILLLGILGYRLLPVAPLPQVDFPTIMVSASLPGASPETMAATVATPLERALGQIAGVSEMTSNSSQSSTNVILQFDLDRDINGAARDVQAAINAARSLLPSSMPSLPTYRKANPSDAPIVMLALTSTTRSSGELYDLASSQIQQKIAQVDGVGQVSVVGSSLPAVRIDLRPQMITHFGLSLDSIRSAIADSTTNLPKGMLEGDHQSWLVDGNGQLDQARDYRALIVSYRDGHAVRLGDVANVYDSVEDKYNVGFYNQTPAVMIGVTRQAGANMLETIDAIKARVPALAATLPGDVSLNIVIDRSPTIRSSLRATEETLLIAIALVIGVVFIFLRNLQAVIIPALALPVSLIGTCAVMYLLGYSLDNLSLMALIISTGFVVDDAIVVLENITRYIEEGLGPVRASLKGAKEVSFTVLAMTVSLVAVFIPILLMGSIVGRLFREFAITLTVSLLISMLLSLSLTPMLCSRLLKRKAPPTRRPPRIYLLIERGLARMLAGYSLGLAWVMRHQGFTLLTLLLTIVLNIFLYTVVQKGFFPNQDTGLLMGMLRADQNVSFQQMKPKLAEFSKLVQQDPAVDGVLASMGSGGFGSRNTANFFVHLKDFSQRDADATQVANRLSAKTRNQAGVQLFLMPAQDLRVGGRSANALYQYSLQADDLSLLRIWTPKVEAALEKIPQLTGVDSDAQTGGQEVMLNIDRDKATRLGVDVKMLDTMLNNAFSQRQIATRYKTLNQYHVVMTLNSDFTADPSVLNDLLVVNNDGKQIPLSAFASFSGANTPLSVAHQGQSATSTVAFNLADGVSLEQAQALIKTAMAQIGLPDTIQSGFQGTAKAFTSLAASMPWLILAALAAVYIVLGMLYESYIHPLTILSTLPSAGLGALLLLLITGTQLTVIALIGILLLIGIVKKNAIMMIDFALAAERKQGLTPQQAITQACLMRFRPIMMTTLAAFFGALPLALGGGGDAALRSPLGMAIAGGLALSQLLTLFTTPVVYLYMDRLSRGSRRVWRRYAKRDAV; from the coding sequence ATGAATATTTCCAGGGTATTTATCTTCCGGCCGGTGGCCACCCTGCTGCTGACCGCGGGCATCCTGCTGCTGGGCATTCTGGGCTACCGGCTGTTGCCGGTGGCCCCGCTGCCGCAGGTGGATTTCCCCACCATTATGGTCAGCGCCAGCCTGCCCGGCGCCAGTCCGGAGACCATGGCCGCCACGGTGGCCACCCCGCTGGAACGCGCGCTGGGGCAGATCGCCGGCGTCAGCGAAATGACCTCCAACAGTTCCCAGAGCTCCACCAACGTCATTTTGCAGTTCGATCTTGACCGGGATATCAACGGCGCGGCGCGGGATGTGCAGGCGGCCATTAATGCCGCGCGCAGCCTGCTGCCCAGCAGCATGCCCTCGCTGCCCACCTACCGCAAGGCCAATCCGTCCGATGCGCCCATCGTGATGCTGGCGCTGACCTCCACCACCCGCAGCAGCGGCGAACTGTACGATTTGGCCTCGAGCCAGATCCAGCAGAAAATCGCCCAGGTGGACGGCGTCGGCCAGGTCTCGGTGGTGGGCAGCTCGCTGCCGGCGGTGCGTATCGATTTACGGCCGCAGATGATCACCCATTTCGGCCTCTCCCTGGACAGCATACGCAGCGCCATTGCCGACAGCACCACCAATCTGCCTAAGGGAATGCTGGAAGGGGATCATCAATCCTGGCTGGTGGACGGCAACGGCCAGCTGGATCAGGCCCGGGACTACCGCGCGCTGATTGTCAGCTACCGGGACGGCCACGCCGTGCGGCTGGGGGATGTGGCCAATGTCTACGACTCGGTGGAAGACAAATACAACGTCGGTTTTTACAACCAGACCCCGGCGGTGATGATAGGCGTTACCCGCCAGGCCGGCGCCAACATGTTGGAAACCATCGACGCCATCAAGGCCAGGGTGCCGGCTTTGGCCGCCACCCTGCCCGGCGACGTCAGCCTGAATATCGTCATCGATCGCTCGCCGACGATTCGCTCATCCCTGCGCGCCACCGAAGAAACGCTGCTGATCGCCATCGCACTGGTGATAGGCGTGGTATTCATCTTTCTGCGCAACCTGCAGGCGGTGATAATCCCCGCGCTGGCGCTGCCGGTGTCGCTGATCGGCACCTGCGCGGTGATGTACCTGCTGGGCTATAGCCTGGATAACCTGTCGCTGATGGCGCTGATTATCTCCACCGGTTTTGTGGTGGATGACGCCATCGTGGTACTGGAGAATATCACCCGCTATATCGAGGAAGGGCTCGGTCCGGTACGGGCCTCCCTGAAAGGGGCGAAAGAGGTGAGTTTTACCGTGCTGGCCATGACGGTGTCGCTGGTGGCGGTGTTTATTCCCATCTTGCTGATGGGCAGTATCGTCGGGCGGCTGTTCCGGGAATTTGCCATTACCCTCACCGTCTCGCTGCTGATTTCCATGCTGCTGTCCCTGAGCCTGACGCCGATGCTGTGCTCGCGCCTGCTCAAGCGCAAGGCCCCGCCCACCCGCCGGCCGCCCCGCATTTATCTGCTGATCGAACGGGGCCTGGCGCGGATGCTGGCGGGCTATTCGCTGGGGCTGGCCTGGGTGATGCGCCATCAGGGATTCACGCTGCTGACACTGCTGCTCACCATCGTATTGAATATCTTCCTGTACACCGTGGTACAGAAAGGCTTTTTCCCCAACCAGGATACCGGTTTGCTGATGGGCATGCTGCGCGCCGACCAAAACGTGTCGTTCCAGCAAATGAAACCCAAGCTGGCGGAGTTCTCCAAGCTGGTGCAGCAGGATCCGGCGGTGGACGGCGTGCTGGCATCCATGGGCAGCGGCGGCTTCGGATCGCGTAATACCGCCAATTTTTTCGTGCATTTGAAAGACTTCAGCCAGCGGGACGCCGATGCCACGCAGGTGGCGAACAGGCTGAGCGCAAAAACCCGCAACCAGGCGGGCGTACAGCTGTTTTTGATGCCGGCGCAGGATTTACGCGTAGGCGGGCGCAGCGCCAACGCCTTGTATCAGTACAGCCTGCAGGCGGACGACCTGTCCTTACTGCGAATCTGGACGCCCAAGGTGGAGGCGGCGCTGGAAAAAATCCCGCAGCTCACCGGCGTGGACAGCGATGCCCAAACCGGCGGCCAGGAAGTGATGCTCAACATCGATCGCGATAAAGCCACCCGGCTGGGGGTGGACGTCAAGATGCTGGATACCATGTTGAACAATGCCTTCAGCCAGCGGCAAATCGCCACCCGCTATAAGACGTTGAACCAATACCATGTGGTGATGACCCTGAACAGCGATTTTACCGCCGACCCGTCGGTCCTCAACGATCTGCTGGTGGTGAACAACGACGGCAAACAGATTCCCCTGTCCGCTTTCGCCAGCTTCAGCGGCGCCAATACGCCTTTATCGGTGGCGCACCAGGGGCAATCCGCCACCAGTACGGTGGCGTTCAACCTGGCGGACGGCGTGTCGCTGGAGCAGGCGCAGGCCCTTATCAAAACCGCCATGGCGCAAATCGGCCTGCCGGATACCATCCAGTCCGGTTTCCAGGGCACCGCCAAAGCCTTTACGTCGCTGGCCGCCTCGATGCCCTGGCTGATTCTCGCGGCCCTGGCGGCGGTGTATATCGTGCTGGGCATGCTTTATGAGAGCTATATCCATCCCCTGACCATTCTTTCCACCCTGCCCTCAGCCGGCTTGGGGGCGCTGCTGTTATTGCTCATCACCGGCACGCAGCTGACGGTTATCGCCCTGATCGGTATTTTACTGCTCATCGGCATCGTGAAGAAAAACGCCATTATGATGATAGATTTCGCGCTGGCGGCGGAACGTAAGCAAGGGCTTACTCCGCAGCAGGCTATTACCCAAGCCTGCCTGATGCGTTTTCGACCCATCATGATGACCACTCTGGCGGCTTTTTTCGGCGCCTTGCCGCTGGCGCTGGGCGGCGGCGGCGATGCCGCTCTGCGCAGCCCGCTGGGGATGGCCATTGCCGGCGGCCTGGCGTTAAGCCAGCTGCTGACCCTGTTCACCACGCCGGTCGTGTATCTCTATATGGATCGCCTGAGCCGAGGCAGCCGACGAGTCTGGCGGCGCTACGCTAAGCGCGACGCGGTTTAA